Proteins encoded together in one Ferrovum sp. PN-J185 window:
- a CDS encoding TRAP transporter large permease yields the protein MSVEWIGILYGFATLFVMLLGVPIAFALGAVALTFMLIFMPHSSLDTVSQNVYDEMSSITLLSIPLFILKGSAIGKSRAGADLYSAIHAWLGRVPGGLGIANILACALFAAMAGSSPATCSAIGSAGIPEMRARGYSSRFAAGVIAAGGTLGILLPPSVTMILYSVAAEVSLGRLFLGALGPGLLLVVLFSIYAAWNYKKEYREALRIYQSGGVKSAYLDNEVLTLKQKTAMLPRILPFVILLIGVMIALYGGYATPSETAGLGGVLALLLIFIIYRVWRPRDLSPILGATLKESSMLMLIVGMSLLYSYVMSYLQISQSAAQWVVGLHLSKWFLLIAILVFIVVLGFFLPPVSIILMTSPIILPPLKAAGFDLIWFGVMMTIVMEMGLIHPPVGLNLFVIKSVAPDIPLKEVVWGVLPFIILMILSLILLSVFPAIVSAIPNSMLGMALS from the coding sequence ATGAGTGTTGAATGGATAGGGATTTTATATGGTTTTGCAACGCTATTTGTCATGTTGTTAGGTGTTCCTATTGCCTTTGCTTTAGGTGCAGTAGCACTTACATTTATGCTGATTTTTATGCCTCACTCCTCATTAGATACTGTGTCACAAAACGTTTATGATGAAATGTCGAGTATCACTTTGTTGTCTATTCCTTTGTTTATATTAAAAGGTTCAGCAATTGGTAAATCTCGTGCAGGGGCTGATTTGTATTCGGCTATTCATGCCTGGCTTGGGCGTGTTCCTGGTGGCCTTGGAATAGCCAATATTCTTGCTTGCGCCTTGTTTGCTGCCATGGCAGGATCTAGTCCTGCAACCTGCTCTGCAATCGGCAGTGCGGGTATTCCTGAAATGCGGGCACGTGGCTATTCATCCCGATTTGCTGCCGGTGTTATAGCAGCTGGAGGAACCTTAGGGATTCTTTTACCGCCTTCAGTTACCATGATCTTGTATTCAGTGGCAGCAGAAGTGTCTTTAGGGCGTTTGTTTTTAGGAGCACTGGGGCCAGGCTTATTGTTGGTTGTCTTGTTTTCAATCTATGCTGCTTGGAATTATAAAAAAGAATACCGAGAAGCACTTCGTATTTATCAGTCAGGTGGAGTGAAATCAGCTTATCTTGATAATGAAGTACTTACGCTGAAACAAAAAACAGCGATGTTACCGCGTATTCTGCCTTTTGTGATTTTATTAATTGGTGTCATGATTGCCCTTTATGGTGGGTATGCCACCCCCTCTGAAACAGCAGGGTTAGGGGGCGTACTAGCACTGCTACTTATTTTTATTATTTATCGTGTATGGCGTCCTCGCGATCTCTCCCCGATTCTAGGTGCAACACTTAAAGAATCCAGTATGCTGATGTTAATTGTCGGTATGTCACTACTCTATTCTTATGTCATGAGCTACTTGCAAATCAGCCAATCAGCCGCGCAGTGGGTAGTGGGTTTACATTTATCAAAATGGTTTTTATTGATTGCTATTTTGGTTTTTATTGTCGTATTAGGTTTTTTCTTACCTCCAGTCTCTATTATTTTAATGACCTCTCCGATTATTCTGCCGCCGCTTAAAGCAGCGGGATTTGATTTGATTTGGTTTGGTGTGATGATGACCATCGTCATGGAGATGGGGTTAATTCATCCGCCAGTGGGGCTCAATTTATTTGTTATCAAAAGTGTTGCCCCAGATATTCCGCTTAAAGAGGTGGTGTGGGGTGTGTTGCCATTTATTATATTGATGATTTTATCTTTGATATTGTTATCTGTTTTTCCGGCGATTGTGTCTGCAATACCTAATTCTATGTTGGGTATGGCTCTCTCCTAA
- a CDS encoding biotin-independent malonate decarboxylase subunit gamma, translating to MTDLLTSLWARLFPSGFDIQVTGNTLSGVGQTREGTVHVIGTTNHVAVNSKIALDLSQLILNCIEQDQSHPLPIVMIADTQGQELSRREELLGLNGYFAHLARCVEAARIKGHRLITLIHGEAVSGGFLAFGLLADRIIALPQVEVRVMDLRAMSRITRIDYTRLTELAQHSPVFAPGPENYWRMGGIHEIWRLEDNWEECLLKELHGSTEDQRPQLGLERQGRKLASSVAKRVIHATTSSTKT from the coding sequence ATGACTGATCTCTTAACCTCTCTTTGGGCACGTTTATTCCCGTCAGGGTTTGATATACAAGTAACAGGTAACACTCTCTCTGGTGTGGGGCAAACACGAGAGGGGACGGTGCATGTTATTGGAACCACTAATCATGTGGCAGTGAACTCTAAGATTGCTTTAGATTTGTCTCAGTTAATTCTTAACTGTATTGAACAAGATCAGAGTCATCCTTTACCTATTGTGATGATCGCTGATACGCAAGGACAAGAGTTATCAAGACGTGAGGAATTATTAGGATTAAATGGCTATTTTGCCCATCTTGCACGTTGTGTTGAAGCGGCCCGTATCAAGGGACATCGGCTGATTACATTAATCCATGGAGAAGCTGTGTCGGGTGGTTTTCTTGCCTTTGGTTTGTTGGCTGACCGTATTATTGCTCTACCGCAAGTGGAAGTGCGCGTCATGGATTTACGAGCCATGTCGAGAATCACTCGTATTGATTACACTCGTCTAACAGAGCTTGCTCAACATTCTCCTGTGTTTGCTCCTGGCCCCGAAAATTATTGGCGTATGGGTGGTATTCATGAAATCTGGAGGCTTGAGGATAATTGGGAAGAGTGCTTACTGAAAGAGTTACATGGATCAACTGAGGATCAACGGCCCCAGCTTGGGTTAGAGCGACAAGGAAGAAAGCTGGCATCGTCAGTGGCCAAACGAGTAATACATGCTACCACTTCCTCTACAAAGACATGA
- the rfbD gene encoding dTDP-4-dehydrorhamnose reductase, translating to MKILITGANGQLATSLIAHLAPLGAVVALTRQEFDLCHWEESVATLTRLQPDLIVNAAAYTAVDRAEEEQDLAFQINGIAPTRMAEYCQNNHCALIHYSTDYVFNGQQNTPYREQDPTDPINVYGQSKRQGEVGILESNCAALIFRTSWVYSLVGRNFLNTMLKLGLERDELRIIDDQRGSPTYTESIAEATALILSQKPAHQSIVNYLDQYRGIYHMTNQSDTTWYGFAQAIFALRPTRARLTAITTDQYPTPAQRPHMSCLDNSKLKQTFDITLPHWHDALVACLTQSL from the coding sequence ATGAAAATCCTCATCACAGGTGCCAATGGACAATTGGCTACGAGTCTTATTGCCCACCTAGCTCCCTTAGGGGCCGTTGTGGCTTTAACCCGCCAAGAGTTTGATTTATGTCATTGGGAAGAAAGCGTTGCCACACTGACGCGGCTGCAACCTGACTTAATTGTCAATGCCGCTGCTTATACGGCTGTAGACCGGGCTGAAGAAGAACAGGATCTGGCTTTTCAAATCAATGGTATAGCCCCAACCCGTATGGCAGAGTATTGTCAAAACAATCACTGTGCACTCATTCATTACTCTACTGACTATGTATTTAATGGCCAGCAAAACACCCCTTATCGAGAACAAGACCCCACTGATCCAATCAATGTATATGGGCAAAGTAAACGCCAGGGAGAAGTTGGGATACTAGAGAGTAACTGTGCTGCCTTAATATTCAGAACAAGTTGGGTATACAGTCTTGTCGGGCGCAATTTTTTAAACACTATGTTAAAGCTTGGTTTAGAGCGCGATGAACTACGAATTATTGATGACCAACGTGGCAGTCCTACTTACACTGAGTCTATTGCTGAAGCCACAGCCTTAATTCTGAGTCAAAAACCCGCCCACCAATCTATCGTGAATTATTTAGACCAATACCGTGGCATTTATCATATGACCAATCAATCTGATACCACATGGTATGGTTTTGCCCAGGCTATTTTTGCTTTGCGTCCTACACGGGCACGATTAACTGCTATTACAACAGATCAGTATCCTACTCCAGCCCAACGCCCGCACATGAGCTGTCTTGATAATAGTAAGTTAAAACAGACCTTTGACATAACGCTTCCTCATTGGCATGATGCCCTTGTAGCTTGCTTAACTCAATCATTATGA
- a CDS encoding acyltransferase domain-containing protein: MRLVVMFSGQGAQQSTHYEELQLTVHEEYKALLYEPLFSHSSLSEKELSVNSIAQPLITAIQLSRWQRFSRQLTHAPLLIAGYSAGETASYYAAGVWSDIAALQIARTRAHLMDSAVGSIGTCAMAYLEHSDDQWIQKAMIQHHVYEAIRLPHGGAVIAGLHKHLLAFEQQVLTKSDVMRWLPISIPSHTPLLHTVEQSLFEYLSTLPWSIPTIPLLAGGSASVMSSPEELARAFCYQTCHTLNWQHCLSVISEYRPDVVLEIGPGNALAKMIRELDSSIMARSIDEFSHDEAVLDWLQRWG; this comes from the coding sequence ATGCGTTTAGTGGTCATGTTTAGTGGACAAGGCGCCCAGCAATCAACCCATTATGAAGAATTACAGTTGACCGTACATGAAGAGTATAAAGCGCTACTTTATGAGCCACTTTTTAGCCATTCATCCCTTAGTGAAAAAGAATTATCAGTGAATAGCATTGCGCAACCACTCATTACTGCCATTCAATTATCACGTTGGCAACGCTTTAGTCGTCAACTCACTCACGCGCCACTACTCATAGCAGGTTACTCCGCAGGAGAAACTGCTTCCTATTATGCCGCGGGGGTATGGAGTGATATCGCGGCCTTACAAATAGCACGTACCCGAGCACACTTAATGGATAGTGCAGTAGGAAGTATTGGCACCTGTGCCATGGCTTATTTAGAACACAGTGATGATCAGTGGATTCAGAAGGCAATGATTCAGCATCATGTGTATGAGGCAATTCGTCTGCCTCATGGTGGAGCAGTGATTGCAGGGTTACATAAGCATTTATTGGCATTTGAACAGCAGGTGTTAACAAAGTCAGATGTTATGCGCTGGTTGCCAATTAGTATTCCATCACATACCCCACTCTTACACACTGTCGAACAATCGCTATTTGAGTATTTATCTACATTGCCATGGTCCATACCTACTATCCCATTGTTGGCTGGAGGGAGTGCATCGGTAATGAGTTCGCCCGAGGAGTTGGCTCGCGCATTTTGCTATCAAACATGCCATACATTAAATTGGCAACACTGTTTGTCAGTAATTAGTGAGTATCGTCCTGATGTGGTATTGGAAATAGGACCTGGAAATGCGTTAGCTAAAATGATTCGTGAATTGGATTCTTCTATTATGGCACGTTCAATAGACGAATTTAGTCATGACGAGGCTGTACTTGATTGGTTACAACGTTGGGGTTAG
- a CDS encoding biotin-independent malonate decarboxylase subunit beta: MNSLKRSYREASARQRISGLCDLGSFNEWLGPVERLTSPHLEALGAPLSFDDGVVVGEGTIMSRKAVMIAQEGLFNGGAVGEVHGAKIRGALLRAVTTSVDYVVFAVDSGGVRLHEANAGLIAISEIMRALFSVQQAGIPVIALVGGSCGAFGGMGIVTRLCDVIVMSEEGRMGLSGPEVIETVKGVDEFDAKDRALVWRVTGGKIRRTLNEAQVLVEDSIPSFRAALEGLIVDGVKKKSFAVDELMRQQQDLLNRSLMPAHIREGSEVWASMGLGRDEVSLMSVAQFNQQLAETTHD, encoded by the coding sequence ATGAACTCACTCAAACGCAGTTATCGAGAAGCCTCAGCTAGGCAGCGAATTAGTGGTCTGTGTGACTTAGGTAGTTTTAACGAATGGTTGGGTCCTGTGGAACGACTTACCAGTCCTCACCTGGAAGCATTGGGTGCGCCTCTCTCCTTTGATGATGGAGTTGTTGTCGGTGAAGGAACCATAATGAGCAGAAAAGCCGTTATGATTGCCCAGGAGGGACTCTTCAATGGTGGCGCTGTAGGTGAGGTACATGGTGCTAAAATCCGTGGCGCTTTATTAAGGGCGGTCACTACTTCTGTGGATTATGTGGTGTTCGCTGTTGATTCAGGTGGTGTGCGTTTACATGAAGCCAATGCTGGATTGATTGCCATTTCCGAGATCATGCGCGCACTCTTTAGTGTACAACAAGCGGGTATTCCAGTCATTGCTTTAGTGGGCGGCAGTTGCGGTGCCTTTGGCGGAATGGGTATTGTGACGCGCTTGTGTGATGTGATTGTTATGTCTGAGGAAGGACGAATGGGTTTATCTGGCCCAGAAGTCATTGAGACTGTTAAAGGAGTCGACGAGTTTGATGCTAAAGACCGCGCATTAGTATGGCGTGTCACCGGTGGCAAAATTCGTCGTACTCTTAACGAAGCTCAAGTGCTGGTAGAGGATAGCATTCCTTCTTTCAGAGCGGCATTAGAAGGTTTGATTGTGGATGGGGTTAAGAAAAAAAGCTTTGCAGTAGATGAGTTGATGAGGCAACAACAGGACTTACTTAATCGCTCGCTGATGCCCGCTCATATACGCGAGGGTAGCGAAGTATGGGCAAGTATGGGGTTGGGCCGTGATGAGGTATCGCTAATGAGTGTTGCCCAATTTAATCAACAATTGGCGGAGACAACCCATGACTGA
- the mdcG gene encoding malonate decarboxylase holo-[acyl-carrier-protein] synthase, which yields MDEACSITPVTESPWVINWHKTGRPFWVTRQSDTTQCVLGVSLYTAGDKKRISISVPWSYIKNYQAPPLLKNVVKYVPPSWQEPLNTVIRLAEQYHIIVRVFGAAAYAPLLAHDLFREKSDVDLLFVPSKRSQVDGFLAELIELTRVYPKPMIDGEIRWLDTDVPWREYAEIKFKQCLVKSINEVKLVERSSLASRVGQERIRLAKITLTALYDELRLCPKPGLVNPLDTGSHHDMDMHLLWRSVFALRHYFLAIIDLGQQQAPFDKLREQGIVAENKMLARTAGVNTHRGGIFHLGLLLAARASQPATTAQKICARILELWGEELTRHQMQTRALNSHGQLVFKQWHRPGALEMALSGYAFVVNDALPFYRQALAQDHEFYARSRTLLFLIAYVDDSTILWRGGEGALMAVQEEARYILKMGPMTNSKVWARWLAFHYRMINNKLSPGGSADLLAFIMALNNYATDSDVHSQTGSMNTRELLCV from the coding sequence ATAGATGAAGCGTGTTCCATCACTCCAGTTACAGAATCGCCATGGGTGATCAATTGGCATAAGACAGGGCGTCCTTTTTGGGTAACACGTCAATCAGATACGACACAATGTGTGCTAGGAGTAAGTCTTTATACCGCTGGGGATAAAAAACGTATTTCTATTAGTGTTCCTTGGTCATACATAAAGAACTATCAAGCACCACCTCTATTAAAGAATGTCGTTAAGTATGTTCCGCCGTCTTGGCAAGAACCCCTCAATACAGTTATTCGGTTAGCCGAACAGTATCACATAATAGTTCGTGTTTTTGGCGCCGCGGCTTATGCACCACTATTGGCGCATGACCTATTTAGAGAGAAGAGTGATGTCGATCTCTTGTTTGTCCCATCTAAACGTTCCCAAGTTGATGGGTTTTTAGCAGAGCTGATTGAGCTTACCCGTGTTTATCCCAAGCCCATGATTGATGGAGAAATTCGTTGGTTAGACACAGATGTTCCGTGGCGAGAATATGCTGAAATCAAGTTTAAACAATGTCTGGTGAAATCAATCAATGAGGTTAAATTGGTGGAGCGTAGTAGTTTAGCAAGTAGGGTAGGGCAAGAGCGTATACGGTTAGCAAAAATTACCCTAACAGCGCTATATGATGAATTACGTTTATGTCCAAAGCCCGGTTTGGTCAATCCACTTGATACGGGATCTCACCATGATATGGACATGCACTTGTTATGGCGAAGTGTCTTTGCTCTACGCCATTATTTTTTAGCCATTATTGATCTTGGCCAACAACAGGCTCCCTTTGATAAGTTAAGAGAGCAAGGTATAGTAGCTGAAAACAAGATGCTGGCAAGAACTGCTGGAGTGAATACCCATCGCGGTGGGATTTTTCATTTGGGATTGTTACTTGCTGCGCGCGCCTCTCAACCTGCTACTACTGCTCAAAAAATATGTGCCAGAATTTTAGAGCTGTGGGGAGAGGAATTAACAAGACACCAAATGCAAACGCGCGCACTAAATAGTCATGGACAATTGGTATTTAAACAATGGCATAGACCAGGGGCTCTCGAGATGGCCTTGTCTGGATATGCTTTTGTGGTTAATGACGCGCTCCCTTTTTATCGTCAAGCTCTAGCACAAGATCATGAGTTTTACGCACGATCGCGTACCTTATTGTTTTTAATCGCGTATGTGGATGATTCAACTATTTTATGGCGCGGTGGAGAGGGAGCATTAATGGCGGTGCAAGAAGAAGCCCGATACATTTTGAAGATGGGACCAATGACAAACAGTAAAGTATGGGCAAGGTGGTTAGCTTTTCATTATCGCATGATTAACAATAAATTAAGTCCAGGTGGTAGTGCTGATTTGTTGGCATTTATCATGGCGCTCAATAACTATGCCACAGACAGTGACGTACATAGTCAAACCGGCTCTATGAATACGCGAGAATTACTATGCGTTTAG
- the mdcC gene encoding malonate decarboxylase acyl carrier protein, which yields MEHITLSCPSQPHPHSLAASILCGVVASGNLEILVETHTDHTHAFFDVETAAHGFTEVWQAVLHDFAQRHPVGGLSFAINDAGATPAVVSLRLDQAFQNWCQPS from the coding sequence ATGGAACACATTACTCTTTCATGCCCATCTCAACCGCACCCCCACTCTCTTGCCGCATCGATATTATGTGGCGTGGTGGCTTCTGGTAACTTAGAGATATTAGTTGAAACTCATACTGACCACACTCATGCATTCTTTGACGTAGAGACAGCTGCCCATGGTTTTACTGAGGTCTGGCAAGCGGTATTACATGATTTTGCGCAACGCCACCCTGTGGGAGGGTTGTCCTTTGCTATCAATGATGCCGGGGCAACACCTGCAGTAGTTAGTTTGCGTTTGGATCAAGCTTTTCAAAATTGGTGTCAACCATCATGA
- the mdcA gene encoding malonate decarboxylase subunit alpha, which yields MWDSQLQKRQERLARIKSWLQGKWIEAGQITEVLEALCEPGDRVCLEGNNQKQADFLADALSRCQPDKVHDLHIVQSVLALPSHIALFEKGIAKKVDFSFSGPQSHQLARLVTNKKIEIGAIHTYLELFGRYFIDLTPHICLVAAASADREGNLYLGPNTEDTPVIIEATAFKSGIVIVQVDEIVEQVPRIDIPRDWVDICVKAPRPSYVEPLFTRDPQHITEVQVLMAMMAIKGIYAPYHIQRLNHGIGFDTAAIELLLPTYATELGLRGKICQHWALNPHPTLIPAIEAGFVKSIHSFGSEVGMENYIKARPDVFFTGRDGSMRSNRAFCQTAGLYGCDLFIGSTLQMDLQANSSTATLGRITGFGGAPNMGSDARGRRHASHAWLKAGQQKAGDAPLIRGQKLVVQMFETWQAPNQPTFVERLDAWQLMDDMAMALPPIMIYGDDVTHVITEEGIANLLLTRNLEEREHAIRGVAGYTPVGMKRDHRMVENLRDRGVIQRPQDIGINAAQANRDWLAARSIKDLVIASHGLYQPPKRFRNW from the coding sequence ATGTGGGACTCACAGTTACAAAAAAGACAAGAGCGTTTAGCGCGTATAAAAAGCTGGCTTCAAGGTAAGTGGATTGAGGCGGGACAGATTACCGAGGTACTTGAGGCACTCTGTGAACCGGGAGACCGTGTATGCCTCGAAGGAAACAACCAAAAGCAAGCTGACTTTCTTGCTGACGCATTAAGTCGGTGTCAGCCTGATAAAGTGCATGACTTACATATTGTGCAGTCTGTTTTAGCCTTACCCAGTCATATTGCGTTATTTGAAAAAGGTATTGCTAAAAAAGTTGATTTTTCTTTTTCAGGGCCACAATCACATCAATTAGCTCGTCTTGTTACTAACAAGAAAATTGAGATTGGAGCAATACACACTTATCTTGAATTATTCGGTCGATATTTTATTGATTTAACTCCCCATATTTGTTTGGTTGCAGCTGCAAGTGCTGATCGTGAGGGGAATTTATATTTAGGTCCTAATACAGAAGACACCCCTGTCATTATTGAAGCCACTGCATTTAAAAGTGGTATTGTCATTGTGCAGGTGGATGAGATTGTCGAACAGGTACCACGTATTGATATACCGCGCGATTGGGTAGATATTTGTGTCAAAGCACCACGTCCTAGTTATGTGGAGCCCTTATTTACGCGAGATCCTCAACATATTACTGAAGTTCAAGTATTAATGGCGATGATGGCGATCAAAGGAATTTATGCTCCCTATCACATTCAACGTTTGAACCATGGTATTGGCTTTGATACGGCAGCGATTGAATTATTGTTACCCACTTATGCCACTGAGCTTGGTTTGCGTGGAAAAATTTGCCAGCACTGGGCACTTAATCCGCATCCTACACTAATTCCCGCCATTGAAGCTGGGTTTGTAAAAAGTATTCATAGTTTTGGTTCAGAAGTGGGTATGGAAAACTATATCAAAGCCCGCCCTGATGTGTTTTTTACCGGGCGAGATGGGTCAATGCGCTCGAATCGAGCCTTTTGTCAAACCGCTGGCTTATATGGCTGTGACTTATTTATAGGCTCAACCCTACAAATGGATTTACAGGCTAATAGTTCAACTGCCACGCTAGGGAGAATTACCGGTTTTGGTGGAGCGCCAAATATGGGCTCTGATGCCAGAGGTAGACGCCATGCAAGTCATGCATGGCTTAAGGCGGGGCAGCAAAAAGCAGGAGATGCGCCACTCATTCGCGGACAAAAATTAGTAGTACAAATGTTTGAAACATGGCAAGCCCCGAACCAACCTACTTTTGTTGAACGCTTGGACGCCTGGCAATTAATGGATGACATGGCCATGGCATTGCCACCAATTATGATCTATGGCGACGATGTTACCCATGTGATCACTGAAGAGGGAATAGCTAACTTATTGTTAACGCGTAATCTTGAAGAACGTGAGCACGCTATTCGTGGTGTCGCAGGCTATACCCCTGTGGGTATGAAAAGAGATCATCGGATGGTGGAAAACTTACGTGATCGTGGTGTCATTCAACGCCCTCAAGATATCGGTATCAATGCCGCGCAAGCCAATCGTGATTGGCTTGCAGCAAGGTCCATTAAGGACTTAGTCATTGCGTCACACGGACTCTATCAACCTCCGAAACGTTTTAGAAACTGGTGA
- the dapA gene encoding 4-hydroxy-tetrahydrodipicolinate synthase → MLQGSLVAIVTPMKDNGELDFAALESLIEWHIESGTAGIVIVGTTGESPTVSVEEHKELIAATVKYTRGRVAVIAGTGANSTAEAIELTRYAESVGADYSLSVVPYYNKPTQQGMYEHFKAIAEAVSIPIILYNVPGRTVADLANDTVIKLSVISNIVGIKDATADLYRASDLFSRVPANFACYTGDDGSAAAFMLMGGHGVISVTANVAPALMAQLCHHAIQGDTKIARAVNDKLLALHRDLFVEANPIPVKWALAEMGKMSGYIRLPLTALSEQHHDTIRAALRRADIV, encoded by the coding sequence ATGTTACAAGGTAGTCTTGTGGCCATTGTGACTCCCATGAAAGACAATGGTGAGTTAGACTTTGCTGCGCTAGAGTCATTGATTGAATGGCATATTGAATCAGGCACAGCAGGAATTGTGATTGTTGGAACCACAGGCGAGTCACCGACGGTATCTGTGGAAGAACATAAAGAATTAATTGCAGCCACAGTCAAATATACTCGTGGTCGTGTGGCTGTTATAGCAGGTACAGGCGCTAATTCAACAGCTGAAGCCATTGAATTAACTCGTTACGCTGAAAGTGTCGGTGCTGATTATAGTTTATCCGTTGTTCCTTATTACAACAAACCTACTCAGCAGGGGATGTACGAACACTTTAAAGCTATTGCCGAAGCGGTATCTATTCCAATTATTCTTTACAATGTACCGGGACGCACCGTTGCTGATTTAGCCAATGATACTGTCATCAAATTGTCTGTAATTTCCAATATTGTTGGTATTAAAGATGCAACCGCTGACTTATATCGGGCCAGTGATCTTTTTTCTCGTGTCCCGGCAAATTTTGCTTGTTACACTGGCGATGATGGCAGTGCTGCTGCATTCATGCTAATGGGTGGGCACGGAGTTATCTCTGTAACGGCCAATGTGGCGCCCGCTTTAATGGCTCAATTATGTCACCATGCTATTCAAGGGGATACGAAGATCGCTCGCGCAGTAAATGATAAGCTTTTGGCGCTGCATCGCGACTTGTTTGTTGAAGCCAATCCGATTCCTGTTAAATGGGCTTTGGCTGAAATGGGGAAAATGAGTGGATATATCCGCTTACCCTTAACAGCGTTGTCTGAACAACATCATGACACAATCCGCGCCGCTTTACGCCGTGCCGACATAGTGTAA
- a CDS encoding sulfite exporter TauE/SafE family protein, which translates to MEPMSVLIGVVLLGVYTGAQNFMAGGGTFIIFPVLLLIGLDPVTASMTAAMGLFPNQLSSAHVSRQLASGVHTLSLKKLLIISVLGGCTGSILLSITPSKIFSHLVPWLTLFATVLFAWGSLMRPNPVLAGPGIHEEEKRQVIEKRLLFSQSLIAVYGGYFAAGIGFLMLAALTMSGLEARRAIATKNVLVVAITSMSFVIYSLSARVNWPIAIALAIGALGGSWIGAWLIQHIPNRWLKTYVVVIGLVLTLWLFLR; encoded by the coding sequence ATGGAGCCGATGTCAGTGTTAATTGGGGTGGTGCTGTTGGGAGTGTATACCGGAGCACAAAATTTTATGGCAGGGGGTGGGACATTTATTATTTTTCCCGTACTGTTGTTAATTGGTCTTGATCCAGTTACAGCGAGTATGACTGCAGCGATGGGGCTGTTTCCTAATCAATTGAGTTCAGCTCATGTTAGCCGACAGCTTGCCTCCGGAGTACATACACTGTCATTAAAAAAGTTACTGATTATTAGCGTATTAGGTGGCTGTACAGGATCTATTTTATTGAGTATCACGCCCTCTAAAATATTTAGTCATCTGGTCCCTTGGTTAACTCTTTTTGCAACCGTCTTATTTGCATGGGGTTCACTGATGCGACCAAATCCGGTATTAGCAGGGCCTGGTATTCATGAGGAAGAAAAACGCCAAGTAATTGAAAAGCGGTTACTGTTTTCGCAAAGTTTAATTGCTGTTTATGGGGGATATTTTGCAGCTGGGATTGGTTTTTTAATGCTTGCTGCATTAACCATGAGTGGTCTTGAGGCAAGACGCGCTATCGCCACAAAAAATGTCTTGGTGGTGGCAATCACTTCCATGTCTTTTGTGATTTATAGTTTGTCAGCGCGAGTAAACTGGCCTATCGCCATCGCTCTTGCTATTGGGGCCTTGGGTGGTTCTTGGATTGGCGCATGGTTAATTCAACATATCCCTAACCGTTGGTTAAAAACCTATGTGGTTGTGATTGGTTTAGTATTAACCCTGTGGCTTTTTCTACGCTAG
- the rfbC gene encoding dTDP-4-dehydrorhamnose 3,5-epimerase, producing the protein MKIIPTAINDVLIIEPTVYGDDRGFFFESFNQRVFEQLTGVKESFVQDNHSSSVRGVLRGLHYQHQFPQGKLVRVIEGEVFDVAVDLRQHSPHFGQWVGVNLSASNKQMLWIPKGFAHGFVTLSERAQFLYKTTDYWHPEDENAIQWNDTTLNISWPIDNPPTLSKKDSLGVAFDKALYYP; encoded by the coding sequence ATGAAAATTATACCTACTGCAATTAACGATGTATTGATCATTGAACCCACTGTATACGGGGACGACCGCGGCTTTTTCTTTGAAAGTTTTAACCAAAGAGTGTTTGAGCAGTTAACAGGTGTCAAAGAATCCTTCGTGCAAGACAACCACTCCTCATCTGTACGGGGTGTATTAAGGGGATTACATTATCAACATCAATTTCCTCAGGGGAAGTTAGTACGTGTCATTGAAGGAGAGGTCTTTGATGTGGCAGTGGATTTACGACAACATTCACCCCATTTTGGTCAGTGGGTTGGGGTAAATTTATCAGCAAGTAACAAACAAATGCTGTGGATTCCAAAGGGCTTTGCTCATGGTTTTGTCACGCTAAGTGAACGCGCTCAATTTTTATACAAAACCACTGATTACTGGCATCCTGAAGATGAGAACGCCATTCAATGGAACGATACAACTTTAAATATTTCCTGGCCCATCGATAATCCACCTACACTTTCAAAAAAAGACAGTCTGGGTGTGGCCTTTGACAAAGCCCTTTATTATCCATAA